One window of the Penaeus monodon isolate SGIC_2016 chromosome 1, NSTDA_Pmon_1, whole genome shotgun sequence genome contains the following:
- the LOC119573071 gene encoding inorganic pyrophosphatase-like has translation MQRLLPWLALASVLCLGSAGVFFTPSVKNNITLLMPDGVLVPLWPGPPPSPPVAQRWSHLPSASSPPRPLPVLSYPFLDGFKVRVTTTVRGGDDDSQEDEDSSREAVAAAPAGGKEPEITPLSSSSNKPCCQGTSASGSSAPGEHLNSLDFYPVQRLPRPPLVVWPESTSQYRPLNVSVKETGIPNSHSYKIYFQNEDGPISPFHDIPLFANEGNKIFNMVVEVPRWTNAKMEISTKEYLNPIKQDVKKGKLRYVANCFPHHGYIWNYGALPQTWEDPNHIDEATSCKGDNDPIDVCEIGYRVAKRGDVIQVKVLGTLALIDEGETDWKLIAIDVNDPLAPQLSDISDVEKHMPGFLKATVEWFRIYKIPDGKPENQFAFNGEAKDREFAHKIILETHEAWKNLVEGNSDTGGLDIGSVMVAHAAKKLPVNEAQSTIDGAPEVGQPQPVDPKIDTWHYVSLK, from the exons ATGCAGAGACTATTGCCGTGGTTAGCGCTAGCGAGCGTGTTGTGTTTGGGGAGTGCGGGGGTATTTTTCACGCCCTCGGTCAAGAACAACATCACCCTTCTGATGCCAGACGGAGTCCTGGTGCCCCTGTGGCCTGGCCCTCCTCCAAGCCCCCCCGTGGCGCAGCGGTGGTCACACTTACCTTCCGCCTCGTCGCCTCCTCGGCCCCTCCCGGTTTTGTCGTATCCCTTCCTTGACGGGTTCAAGGTACGCGTCACCACCACAGTCAGGGGCGGGGACGACGACAGTCAGGAGGATGAGGATTCGTCGCGGGAGGCGGTGGCAGCGGCACCCGCAGGCGGCAAAGAGCCAGAGATCACTCCTTTATCCTCATCCTCTAATAAGCCTTGCTGCCAAGGGACCTCCGCCTCAGGAAGCTCGGCTCCCGGGGAGCACCTCAATTCCCTGGACTTCTACCCGGTTCAGAGGCTTCCACGGCCGCCGCTAGTTGTGTGGCCCGAATCCACCAGCCAGTACAGGCCTCTAAACGTGTCTGTTAAGGAGACGGGGATACCCAACTCTCACAGCTACAAGATCTATTTCC AGAATGAAGATGGCCCCATCTCGCCTTTCCACGATATTCCGCTCTTCGCCAACGAGGGCAACAAGATCTTCAACATGGTGGTTGAGGTGCCGCGCTGGACCAATGCCAAGATGGAG aTCTCCACCAAGGAATACCTGAACCCCATCAAGCAAGATGTAAAGAAAGGGAAACTCCGCTACGTCGCCAACTGCTTCCCACACCACGGATACATCTGGAACTACGGAGCGCTGCCCCAG ACGTGGGAGGACCCCAACCACATTGATGAGGCTACAAGTTGCAAAGGTGATAATGATCCAATTGATGTGTGCGAGATTGGATACCGTGTTGCCAAGAGGGGAGACGTCATCCAAGTCAAG GTATTGGGCACACTGGCTTTAATTGACGAGGGAGAGACGGACTGGAAGCTCATTGCTATTGATGTGAATGACCCGTTGGCTCCCCAACTCAGTGACATTTCTGATGTCGAGAAGCACATGCCAGGCTTCCTAAAGGCAACTGTGGAATGGTTCAGGATCTACAAAATACCTGATGGCAAGCCTGAGAATCAGTTTGCATTCAATGGAGAGGCTAAGGATAGGGAGTTCGCCCACAAG ATTATCCTTGAGACCCATGAAGCTTGGAAGAACCTAGTAGAAGGCAACTCCGATACTGGTGGCCTTGACATTGGGTCTGTTATGGTTGCCCATGCTGCAAAGAAGCTTCCAGTGAATGAAGCCCAATCTACCATTGATGGTGCACCAGAGGTTGGCCAGCCACAGCCTGTGGATCCTAAAA ttGATACCTGGCACTATGTTAGCTTGAAGTGA